The following are encoded in a window of Primulina eburnea isolate SZY01 chromosome 4, ASM2296580v1, whole genome shotgun sequence genomic DNA:
- the LOC140830340 gene encoding LOW QUALITY PROTEIN: quinolinate synthase, chloroplastic-like (The sequence of the model RefSeq protein was modified relative to this genomic sequence to represent the inferred CDS: deleted 2 bases in 2 codons), giving the protein MRSCIFSFFCSSKNPKFGHLSNPKPAHPVIRCFHSQNPCRNSVYPLKTTSRTPFHCSAVTSQASGSGNLTSTSTAADAKLRVLIEELQSLTEPVDRVKRLLHYAELLPFFEDSLKTTENRVPGCTARVWIHVELDSENRLSFLADSDSEITKGYCACLVWILDGATAEEILAVKTEDLGPLNVVGLNGKGRGYSGSRANTWHNVLMSIQKRTKALVAKREGRLQGEPFPSLIVSADGILAKGSYAEAQARFLSPDEVKIQELVNLLEEKKIGVVAHFYMDPEVQGILTAARKLWPHIHISDSLVMADSAVQMAIAGCKFITVLGVDFMSENVRAILDQAGFTEVGVYRMSNDRIGCSLADAASSLKYMDYLATAAASVPSPSLHVVYINTSLETKAYTHEVVPTITCTSSNVVPTILQAFAEVPNLSVWYGPDTYMGANIMELFRQMTVMSDEEIASIHPNHSRNSIKSLIPRLHYFQDGTCIVHHLFGHEVVGKINEMYGDAFLTAHFEVPGEMFSLAMEAKKRGMGVVGSTQNILDFIKERVQEALTRNVDDHLQFVLGTESGMVTSIVSAVRKLLGSIKSDAGAKVTIEIVFPVSSESVTTQNSTLGETGDFLQLHVIPGVASGEGCSLHGGCASCPYMKMNSLSSLLKVCRSLPHEKDSLSEYEAGRFSLQTPNGKLIADVGCEPILHMRHFQATKKLSDKLIQQILHHGR; this is encoded by the exons AGCTGCATCTTCTCGTTCTTTTGCAGTTCTAAAAACCCTAAATTCGGCCACCTATCCAATCCAAAACCCGCGCACCCTGTGATCAGATGCTTCCATTCGCAAAACCCATGTCGTAATTCTGTGTATCCGCTCAAAACTACATCGAGAACGCCTTTTCATTGCTCAGCCGTCACCTCACAAGCCTCCGGAAGCGGTAATCTGACGAGTACTTCCACCGCTGCTGACGCTAAGCTGCGTGTCCTTATCGAAGAACTTCAATCACTGACCGAACCGGTAGACCGTGTCAAGAGATTGCTGCACTATGCCGAGCTCCTCCCTTTTTTCGAAGACTCGTTAAAAACTACGGAAAACCGCGTGCCAGGATGCACCGCACGGGTGTGGATCCATGTAGAACTAGACAGTGAGAATAGGTTGAGTTTTTTGGCGGACAGTGATTCGGAGATAACAAAAGGGTATTGTGCCTGTCTGGTTTGGATTCTTGATGGAGCAACAGCGGAGGAGATTTTGGCAGTAAAGACAGAGGATTTAGGGCCGTTGAATGTTGTTGGATTAAATGGGAAAGGAAGGGGTTATTCTGGCAGCAGAGCGAATACTTGGCACAATGTCTTGATGAGCATACAAAAGAGGACTAAGGCTTTGGTGGCCAAGCGCGAGGGAAGGTTGCAAGGCGAGCCGTTTCCATCGTTGATTGTGAGTGCTGATGGTATACTAGCTAAGGGAAGCTATGCTGAAGCTCAG GCGAGATTTCTGTCCCCTGATGAGGTAAAAATTCAAGAACTTGTGAATTTGCTGGAGGAGAAAAAAATTGGGGTGGTCGCGCATTTTTACATGGACCCTGAGGTCCAAGGCATTTTAACTGCTGCACGGAAGCTGTGGCCTCACATCCATATATCTGATTCATTGGTAATGGCAGATTCTGCA GTCCAAATGGCTATAGCTGGGTGCAAATTTATCACTGTTCTCGGTGTAGATTTTATGTCTGAAAATGTACGTGCTATCCTCGATCAGGCTGGATTTACTGAG GTAGGTGTGTACAGGATGTCTAATGACCGAATTGGTTGCTCCTTGGCTGATGCTGCATCCAGCCTTAAATATATGGATTATCTTGCCACTGCTGCAGCTTCCGTTCCTTCTCCCTCTTTGCATGTCGTCTATATTAATACGTCCCTTGAGACCAAAGCTTATACACATGAAGTTGTTCCAACAATTACCTGTACCTCTTCTAATGTCGTGCCAACCATTCTGCAG GCTTTTGCAGAAGTGCCTAATTTAAGCGTATGGTATGGTCCTGACACTTACATGGGAGCAAATATCATGGAGTTGTTTCGGCAGATGACTGTGATGAGCGATGAAGAAATAGCTAGCATACATCCAAATCACAGTAGAAACTCTATCAAATCTTTGATACCTCGGCTTCATTATTTTCAG GATGGAACGTGTATCGTTCATCACCTCTTTGGTCATGAAGTTGTTGGTAAAATTAATGAAATGTATGGCGATGCATTTCTAACCGCTCATTTCGAAGTTCCTGGTGAAATGTTCTCTCTAGCAATGGAAGCAAAGAAAAGAGGAATGGGAGTAGTAGGTTCCACACAAAATATATTAGACTTCATCAAAGAAAGGGTGCAAGAGGCATTAACTAGAAATGTCGACGATCATCTTCAGTTTGTTTTAGGAACCGAATCAGGAATGGTGACTTCAATAGTT TCTGCAGTTCGCAAATTATTAGGCTCTATAAAGTCCGATGCGGGAGCAAAAGTGACAATAGAGATAGTCTTTCCAGTCTCATCGGAGTCGGTAACAACACAGAACTCAACCTTGGGTGAAACAGGTGACTTCTTGCAACTTCATGTAATACCTGGTGTAGCAAGTGGAGAGGGTTGTTCTCTCCATGGAGGCTGTGCATCTTGTCCTTACATGAAG ATGAACTCTCTCAGCTCGCTTCTCAAAGTTTGCCGCAGTTTGCCTCATGAAAAAGATAGTCTTTCAGAATATGAAGCAGGACGATTCAGTTTGCAAACCCCAAATGGAAAACTGATTGCAGATGTTGGTTGTGAGCCAATACTGCATATGAGACATTTTCAG GCCACAAAGAAACTGTCGGATAAGCTGATTCAACAAATACTTCATCATGGAAGATAA
- the LOC140829373 gene encoding LOW QUALITY PROTEIN: high-affinity nitrate transporter 3.1-like (The sequence of the model RefSeq protein was modified relative to this genomic sequence to represent the inferred CDS: deleted 1 base in 1 codon) — translation MALQAFLVASFVFSWLASTSNGVTTFSSLQQTLIVTASPHPGQVVKAGEDKITVTWSLNTSLQTGVDSTYKTVKIKLCYSPISQKDRGWRKTVDILAKDKTCQHKMGAQPYTNASNNSLTSIVQRDVPTATYFIRVYAVNSADEEVAYGQTTDSKKGSNLFEVRAISGRHTSLDIASVCFSTFSVVSLFGFFFIEKRKAKALQAN, via the exons ATGGCACTTCAAGCTTTTCTCGTGGCTTCCTTTGTGTTCTCTTGGCTTGCATCTACTTCCAACGGGGTAACGACGTTTTCCTCCCTTCAGCAAACCTTGATCGTCACTGCTTCCCCTCATCCGGGACAAG TTGTGAAAGCTGGAGAAGACAAAATAACAGTAACATGGTCACTCAACACCAGCCTCCAAACCGGTGTAGATTCGACTTACAAGACAGTAAAGATCAAGCTGTGCTACTCCCCGATCAGCCAAAAAGATCGTGGCTGGAGGAAAACAGTAGACATTTTGGCAAAAGACAAGACATGTCAACACAAGATGGGTGCCCAGCCATACACTAACGCTTCTAACAATTCCTTGACGTCGATAGTTCAAAGGGATGTGCCTACTGCAACTTATTTTATCAGGGTTTATGCAGTG AACTCTGCTGATGAAGAGGTAGCCTACGGCCAAACAACGGATTCTAAGAAGGGCAGCAATTTGTTCGAAGTGAGGGCGATTTCAGGGCGTCATACTTCACTGGATATTGCCTCAGTCTGCTTCTCTACTTTCTCTGTCGTGTCATTATTTGGTTTCTTTTTCATTGAAAAGAGAAAGGCCAAAGCTTTGCAAGCTAACTGA